The following proteins are co-located in the Noviherbaspirillum sp. UKPF54 genome:
- a CDS encoding bifunctional diguanylate cyclase/phosphodiesterase: MEDIELYKRRLAQEISARLQAEANLRQKSTELPFQAGEREPETRAAEERDRLLVQQSPDAILLECEGRIVFANPAAVRLYRAASAADLLGRSVHSLVAPAYRAVTPGTSAPGATLRATEEQALCADGELIDVAVTRQWINYLDKPALYMVVRDISERKRRETQLLHEATHDALTGLPNRNLLVDRLQLAIAEAKRYQERFVVAFIDLDRFKWINDNYGHETGDALLKTVSERMSACLRESDTIARLGGDEFVLVLRDSTNGGEPAQVLNRVVDCVSMPIMAGGQEIRVTCSMGCCTYPDDGEEPEALLRFSDVAMYRAKENGRNSVQHYNEELRHRFSQRGTLANELRHALERGQFSLRYQLQLDLKSGAVAGMEALLRWHHPDLGEVEPHRFLPIAEETGLIEPIGDWVVHHACLQNRQWQDAGLPPVRIAVNLSPRELARPGLAARIGQSLRSSGLAPEYLELELTESASMHMPDKTLQLMQKLRELGVGLSLDHFGTGYSNMLYLQRFPVEKLKLDGSFIRDIENDTGRLAIADAVVSVAHRFGMKVIGEMAETERQVAMLAACGCDQAQGFYFSQPVDADECAQLLRGYGIRRPFASAMPS, translated from the coding sequence ATGGAAGATATCGAACTATACAAGCGTCGTCTTGCCCAGGAAATCAGCGCGCGCCTGCAAGCCGAGGCGAATCTGCGGCAAAAGAGCACGGAACTTCCTTTTCAGGCCGGGGAGCGGGAACCGGAGACGCGCGCGGCGGAGGAACGCGACCGGCTCCTGGTGCAGCAGTCGCCCGACGCGATCCTGCTCGAATGCGAAGGCCGCATCGTGTTCGCCAATCCGGCCGCCGTGCGCCTGTATCGTGCCGCCAGCGCGGCCGACCTGCTGGGTCGCAGCGTGCATAGCCTGGTCGCGCCGGCCTACCGCGCCGTTACGCCGGGGACGTCCGCGCCTGGCGCCACGCTGCGCGCGACGGAAGAGCAGGCGCTCTGCGCGGATGGCGAGCTGATCGACGTCGCCGTCACCCGGCAATGGATCAACTATCTCGACAAGCCGGCGCTCTACATGGTGGTGCGCGACATCTCCGAGCGCAAGCGGAGGGAAACGCAGCTGCTCCACGAAGCAACCCATGACGCGCTGACCGGCCTGCCCAACCGCAACCTGCTGGTGGACCGCCTGCAGCTCGCCATCGCCGAAGCAAAACGATACCAGGAACGCTTTGTCGTCGCCTTCATCGACCTCGACCGGTTCAAGTGGATCAACGACAACTACGGCCACGAGACCGGCGACGCCCTGCTGAAAACCGTGTCCGAGCGCATGTCCGCCTGCCTGCGCGAGTCCGACACCATCGCCCGCCTCGGCGGCGACGAATTCGTGCTGGTGCTGCGCGACAGCACCAACGGCGGCGAGCCTGCCCAGGTGCTCAACCGCGTGGTCGATTGCGTGTCGATGCCGATCATGGCCGGCGGCCAGGAAATCCGCGTCACCTGCAGCATGGGCTGCTGCACCTACCCGGACGACGGCGAGGAGCCGGAAGCGCTGCTGCGCTTTTCCGACGTGGCGATGTATCGCGCCAAGGAAAACGGTCGCAACAGCGTGCAGCACTACAACGAGGAGCTGCGCCATCGCTTCAGCCAGCGCGGCACGCTGGCCAACGAATTGCGCCACGCCCTCGAGCGCGGCCAGTTCTCGCTGCGCTACCAGCTGCAGCTGGATCTGAAAAGCGGCGCCGTCGCCGGCATGGAAGCGCTGCTGCGCTGGCATCACCCGGATCTGGGAGAAGTCGAGCCGCACCGCTTCCTGCCGATTGCCGAGGAAACCGGCCTGATCGAGCCGATCGGCGACTGGGTGGTACATCATGCCTGCCTGCAGAACCGTCAGTGGCAGGACGCCGGCCTGCCGCCGGTGCGCATCGCGGTCAATCTCTCGCCGCGAGAGCTGGCGCGGCCCGGGCTGGCAGCGCGCATCGGACAAAGCCTGCGCAGTTCCGGGCTCGCCCCGGAGTATCTCGAACTGGAACTGACTGAAAGCGCTTCCATGCACATGCCCGACAAGACGCTGCAGCTGATGCAAAAGCTCAGGGAACTGGGCGTCGGCCTGTCGCTCGACCACTTCGGCACCGGCTATTCGAACATGCTGTACCTGCAGCGCTTCCCGGTCGAGAAGCTCAAGCTCGACGGCTCGTTCATCCGCGACATCGAGAACGATACGGGACGCCTGGCCATCGCCGACGCGGTAGTGTCCGTCGCACACCGGTTCGGCATGAAAGTCATTGGCGAAATGGCGGAGACCGAACGCCAGGTAGCCATGCTCGCAGCCTGCGGTTGCGACCAGGCACAAGGCTTCTACTTCAGCCAGCCGGTCGACGCGGACGAGTGCGCGCAGCTGCTGCGCGGCTATGGAATCCGCCGCCCCTTCGCCTCCGCCATGCCGTCATAA
- a CDS encoding bifunctional diguanylate cyclase/phosphodiesterase gives MHQVTSHRERYRLFAKAASAIVALTGTIAILGWLGATPSLPALLPDFSATKFNSAVGLLLLGISLHVQATGSSRRMTLNCGRVAAAAALLLGLLTALEYAAEVDFGIDQLFAVDRNVPDGHYPGRMSFVSAINFMLCGCVLLLLTRNAAARWTEGLTFLTIFNALIPAIGYLYGKTALYQIPYFGTISLPVTLAFLLLCAGLLALRPDCGLMALVSNDSAGGITARRLLPAAILLPLAVNRLEYWGRDAGLYDATFGMIAVTLSSIAIFTLLIGWNARLLLRLDNKRSEAEDALHETLGALERNLDMLSNTNARLQAEISMRHAVEENLFHEHQRMQVTLNSIGDGVITTDIDGKVVYLNPAAEQMCRWTNADAVGQSLDAVARIVDPVSRHAAASTLEATLLGNKVMRRPSSSILIRHDGTEAAVDDSCAPMHDRDGRVVGAVLVFRDVSAMREMSLRMAYIAQHDALTDLPNRFLLNDRLAQAIGLAQRHGTRAALLFVDLDRFKHVNDTLGHATGDRLLQEIARRLRAGTRDTDTISRHSGDEFVILLQQVSDSIDAARAATQVLKSITEPYFIDEHDIHVSASIGISICPDDGADGTTVIKHAEAAMYQAKAQGRNNYQFFTRHINERALRRFALESSLRRAVAREESALHYQPKLCIASGRVIGAEALIRWNNLGSGPVPPAQFIPIAEETGLIIPIGEWVLRHACAQNRTWQDAGYAPIPIAVNVSAVQFRDKNFLEMVARALHETGLEPRYLELELTESVTMQDLELTVSLLEALKKMGVGLSIDDFGTGYSSLSYLKRFPIDTLKIDRSFVQDIATDPDDAAITCAIISMAKSLKQKVIAEGVETPEQFEFLRRQGCDEIQGYYFSEPLAAHDFERKVLQREAVATPLTPAPTTVRPL, from the coding sequence ATGCATCAAGTTACCAGCCACCGCGAGCGATATCGCCTCTTTGCCAAGGCCGCGAGCGCGATAGTCGCCCTGACGGGAACGATCGCCATCCTCGGCTGGCTCGGCGCCACTCCGTCCCTGCCTGCGCTGCTGCCGGATTTTTCCGCGACCAAGTTCAATTCCGCCGTCGGCCTGCTGTTGCTGGGGATTTCGCTGCATGTGCAGGCCACAGGTTCGTCCCGGCGCATGACGCTGAACTGCGGCCGCGTCGCCGCAGCGGCCGCCTTGCTGCTGGGCCTGCTGACCGCGCTCGAATATGCCGCCGAGGTAGACTTCGGCATTGATCAACTCTTCGCCGTCGACCGCAACGTGCCGGATGGCCATTACCCGGGCCGCATGTCGTTTGTATCGGCGATCAACTTCATGCTGTGTGGCTGCGTCTTGCTCCTGCTTACCAGGAATGCGGCCGCGCGCTGGACGGAGGGCCTGACCTTCCTGACCATCTTCAATGCCCTGATTCCCGCAATCGGTTACCTGTACGGAAAAACCGCGCTTTACCAAATCCCATATTTCGGCACGATTTCCCTGCCAGTCACGCTGGCCTTCCTGCTGCTGTGCGCCGGCCTCCTGGCATTGCGACCAGACTGCGGATTGATGGCACTGGTCTCCAACGACAGCGCCGGCGGCATCACCGCCCGCCGCCTGTTGCCAGCGGCCATCCTGCTGCCGCTGGCCGTCAACCGACTGGAATACTGGGGGCGCGACGCCGGGTTGTACGACGCAACATTCGGCATGATCGCGGTGACGCTGTCGAGCATCGCGATCTTTACGCTTTTGATCGGCTGGAACGCGCGGCTGCTGCTGCGTCTGGACAACAAGCGCTCGGAAGCCGAAGACGCCCTGCACGAGACGCTCGGCGCGCTCGAGCGCAACCTGGACATGCTGTCCAACACCAATGCGCGGCTGCAGGCCGAAATCAGCATGCGCCATGCCGTCGAGGAAAACCTGTTCCACGAGCACCAGCGCATGCAGGTGACCCTGAACTCCATCGGCGACGGCGTGATCACGACAGACATCGACGGCAAGGTCGTCTACCTCAATCCCGCCGCCGAGCAGATGTGCCGCTGGACCAATGCCGACGCGGTCGGGCAATCGCTGGACGCCGTGGCTAGGATCGTCGATCCGGTATCGCGGCACGCCGCCGCCTCCACGCTGGAAGCGACGCTGTTGGGCAACAAGGTCATGCGCCGGCCGTCGAGTTCGATCCTGATCAGGCATGACGGCACCGAGGCGGCCGTCGACGATTCCTGCGCGCCGATGCACGACCGCGACGGCCGGGTCGTCGGCGCGGTGCTGGTGTTCCGCGATGTGAGCGCCATGCGCGAAATGTCCCTGAGGATGGCTTACATCGCGCAGCATGACGCGCTGACCGACCTGCCCAACCGCTTCCTGCTGAACGATCGCCTGGCGCAGGCCATCGGCCTCGCGCAGCGTCACGGCACGCGCGCCGCGCTGTTGTTCGTCGACCTCGACCGCTTCAAGCACGTCAACGACACGCTGGGGCACGCGACGGGCGACCGCCTGTTGCAGGAAATCGCCCGACGTCTCAGGGCCGGCACGCGCGACACCGACACCATCTCGCGCCATAGCGGCGATGAATTCGTGATCCTGCTGCAACAGGTCAGTGACAGCATCGACGCCGCGCGCGCAGCGACGCAGGTGTTGAAATCGATCACCGAGCCCTACTTCATCGACGAACACGACATCCACGTCAGCGCCAGCATCGGCATCAGCATCTGCCCGGACGACGGCGCGGACGGCACGACCGTCATCAAGCACGCGGAAGCCGCGATGTACCAGGCCAAGGCGCAAGGCCGGAACAACTACCAGTTCTTCACCCGCCATATCAACGAGCGCGCGCTGCGGCGCTTTGCGCTGGAAAGCAGCCTGCGGCGGGCCGTCGCGCGCGAGGAGTCGGCGCTACACTACCAGCCCAAGCTGTGCATTGCGAGCGGACGCGTGATCGGCGCCGAGGCACTGATCCGCTGGAACAACCTCGGCAGCGGCCCGGTACCGCCGGCCCAGTTCATCCCGATTGCAGAAGAAACCGGCCTCATCATTCCGATCGGCGAATGGGTGTTGCGCCATGCCTGCGCCCAGAACCGGACATGGCAGGATGCAGGCTATGCGCCGATTCCGATCGCCGTCAACGTATCGGCGGTGCAGTTCCGGGATAAGAATTTTCTCGAGATGGTCGCGCGCGCGCTGCACGAGACAGGGCTGGAGCCACGCTACCTTGAGCTTGAACTGACGGAAAGCGTCACGATGCAGGACCTGGAGCTGACCGTGTCGCTGCTCGAAGCGCTGAAAAAAATGGGGGTCGGCCTGTCGATCGACGACTTCGGCACCGGCTACTCCAGCCTGTCCTACCTGAAGCGCTTCCCGATCGACACCCTGAAGATCGACCGCTCCTTCGTGCAGGACATCGCCACCGATCCGGACGACGCCGCGATCACCTGCGCCATCATCAGCATGGCGAAAAGCCTGAAGCAGAAGGTGATCGCCGAAGGCGTGGAAACGCCGGAGCAGTTCGAATTTCTGCGCCGCCAGGGCTGCGACGAAATCCAGGGCTACTACTTCAGCGAGCCGCTGGCGGCGCACGATTTCGAGCGCAAGGTGCTGCAGCGCGAAGCCGTCGCCACGCCCCTCACTCCAGCTCCCACAACCGTCCGTCCGCTGTAA
- a CDS encoding exodeoxyribonuclease V subunit beta, with the protein MTPRAYEANGQAVDAAQFTRIACDPRHSVAVEACAGSGKTWLLVARMLRLLLAGTEPSELLAITFTRKAAQEMRERLLHLLHELALRPEAEVRALLAERGIDERELPGVLPLARSLYDRVLASPQSLSIDTFHSWFARLVQIAPLSSGVPHGYSLAEVTGELMLDAYSRFMQSLGDEDNGQVRQALLALYDMVGDWNARRLLDAFVDKRAEWWASLQSGEDAPLAWLRELCGEDGQCDARLTLWQDGRLTERIQGVARLLGQGTAVNQKRATAIEKALSAGAGIDSFDALCNEFFGSDGESRKNTKTKDLQKALEKHFGSDAAAAFDEEFEALGKELKLLRKRSSERTVLALNEALFTAGAAFLEQYQAVKAEQRVFDFGDLEWHAYRLLTDEEHAAYLQSRLDARYKHILLDEFQDTNPLQWSIVRAWLNAYGDDAQKPSVFVVGDPKQSIYRFRRAEPRVFAAARELLQAQGAAVLRTNQTRRNASAIVDLLNASFAGNPIFAAQTTLGSQGGSVWRLPLVRSAGGEPELESGFALRDPLTTPRAEEEDARRLDEGRAVARAILAARRELAARTGTPGAWSDVMLLVKKRTYLSAYESALREAGIPFVSDKRGGLLESLEVADLIALLTFLITPGDDRALAHVLKSPIIGASDDDLIALAQAAEGPWWSRLLAAASDGASPVVKRAAVLLRHWLHAAPRLPVHDLIDLILHQGELVVRYAQTAQPSVRQQVLGNIEAFTELALNLDAGRYPSLPKFIDALELLRKSAAGDAPDEAAVDAAADAVRILTIHSAKGLEAPIVVLVDANHSEAARDDCGILCDWPQDADAPTHFSCFAKKDERGAARDELFAAEDRFRQQEDWNLLYVAITRAKEMLIVSGVAGTRGALADGAVDGSWYQRLQGAPELTPELQPDEADNALAAARSQEFSLPIFSPGALPPASVSPPARNDAIDEGIALHALLERLTLATNWPPQVPDAERLTRWLCCPQPMAASVRDKALRIFAEPLLERFFNPARFRFACNEMEVMNGSELVRFDRAVVFDDEVWILDYKRDLLDSERAAYAGQLARYRSAARAVFPGKPIRTALITADGRLWELE; encoded by the coding sequence ATGACGCCACGCGCATACGAAGCCAATGGGCAGGCGGTCGACGCCGCGCAGTTCACGCGCATCGCATGCGATCCGCGCCATTCGGTGGCGGTGGAAGCATGCGCCGGCAGCGGCAAGACCTGGCTTTTGGTGGCGCGCATGCTGCGCCTGCTGCTGGCGGGGACCGAGCCTTCCGAGCTGCTGGCGATTACATTCACCCGCAAGGCGGCGCAGGAAATGCGCGAGCGCCTGCTGCACCTGCTGCACGAACTGGCGCTGCGGCCCGAAGCCGAGGTGCGCGCGCTGCTGGCGGAGCGCGGCATCGACGAGCGCGAGCTGCCGGGCGTGCTGCCGCTGGCGCGCAGCCTGTACGACCGCGTGCTGGCCAGCCCGCAAAGCCTGTCGATCGACACCTTCCACAGCTGGTTCGCGCGGCTGGTGCAGATCGCCCCGCTGTCGTCGGGCGTGCCGCACGGGTACTCCCTGGCGGAAGTGACCGGCGAGCTGATGCTGGATGCGTACAGCCGCTTCATGCAGTCGCTCGGCGACGAGGACAACGGCCAGGTGCGGCAGGCGCTGCTTGCGCTGTACGACATGGTCGGCGACTGGAATGCGCGCCGGCTGCTCGACGCCTTCGTCGACAAGCGCGCCGAATGGTGGGCATCGCTGCAGTCCGGAGAGGACGCGCCGCTTGCCTGGCTGCGGGAGCTGTGCGGTGAGGATGGTCAATGCGATGCGCGGCTGACGCTGTGGCAGGACGGGCGGCTGACGGAGCGTATCCAGGGCGTCGCGCGGCTGCTGGGGCAGGGAACGGCGGTCAACCAGAAACGTGCGACTGCCATCGAGAAGGCCCTGAGCGCGGGCGCCGGCATCGACAGCTTCGATGCGCTGTGCAACGAGTTTTTCGGCAGCGACGGAGAGTCGCGCAAGAATACCAAGACCAAGGACCTGCAAAAGGCGCTGGAAAAGCATTTTGGCAGCGATGCAGCAGCCGCCTTCGACGAGGAATTCGAGGCGCTCGGCAAGGAGCTGAAACTGCTGAGAAAGCGCAGCAGCGAACGTACCGTTCTGGCGCTCAACGAAGCGCTGTTTACCGCGGGCGCAGCCTTCCTCGAGCAGTACCAGGCGGTGAAGGCCGAGCAGCGCGTGTTCGATTTTGGCGACCTGGAGTGGCACGCCTACCGCCTGCTGACCGACGAAGAGCACGCGGCCTACCTGCAGAGCCGCCTCGACGCGCGCTACAAACACATCCTGCTCGACGAATTCCAGGACACCAACCCGCTGCAATGGAGCATCGTGCGCGCCTGGCTGAACGCCTACGGCGACGATGCGCAAAAGCCGAGCGTATTCGTGGTGGGCGACCCGAAGCAGTCGATCTACCGCTTCCGCCGCGCCGAACCGCGCGTGTTCGCCGCCGCGCGCGAGCTGTTGCAGGCGCAGGGAGCGGCGGTGCTGCGCACCAACCAGACCCGGCGCAACGCCTCTGCGATCGTGGACCTGCTCAACGCCAGCTTCGCCGGCAACCCGATTTTTGCGGCACAGACCACGCTCGGATCGCAGGGAGGATCGGTGTGGCGGCTGCCGCTGGTGCGTTCCGCCGGCGGGGAGCCTGAACTGGAAAGCGGCTTCGCGCTGCGCGACCCGCTGACCACGCCGCGCGCCGAGGAGGAGGACGCGCGCCGCCTCGACGAGGGACGCGCGGTGGCGCGCGCGATCCTGGCGGCGAGAAGGGAGCTGGCGGCGCGCACGGGCACGCCGGGCGCCTGGTCCGACGTCATGCTGCTGGTGAAAAAGCGCACCTATCTGAGCGCCTACGAAAGCGCGCTGCGCGAGGCCGGCATTCCGTTCGTGTCGGACAAGCGCGGCGGCCTCTTGGAGTCGCTCGAAGTCGCCGACCTGATCGCGCTGCTGACCTTCCTGATCACGCCGGGAGACGACAGGGCGCTGGCGCATGTGCTGAAGTCGCCCATCATCGGCGCGTCCGACGACGACCTGATCGCGCTCGCGCAAGCGGCGGAGGGGCCGTGGTGGTCGCGCCTGCTGGCGGCGGCATCGGACGGCGCATCGCCTGTCGTCAAGCGGGCTGCCGTGCTGCTGCGGCACTGGCTGCATGCGGCGCCGCGCCTGCCGGTGCACGATCTGATCGACCTGATCCTGCACCAGGGCGAGCTGGTGGTGCGCTATGCGCAGACCGCGCAGCCGTCGGTGCGCCAGCAGGTGCTGGGCAATATCGAGGCTTTCACCGAGCTTGCGCTCAACCTCGATGCCGGCCGTTACCCGAGCCTGCCGAAATTCATCGATGCGCTCGAACTGCTCAGAAAGAGCGCCGCCGGCGACGCGCCGGACGAAGCGGCCGTCGATGCCGCGGCCGATGCGGTGCGCATCCTGACGATCCATAGCGCGAAGGGGCTTGAGGCGCCGATCGTGGTGCTGGTCGACGCCAATCACAGCGAGGCGGCGCGCGACGATTGCGGCATCCTGTGCGACTGGCCGCAGGACGCGGATGCGCCGACGCACTTCTCCTGCTTCGCGAAAAAGGATGAGCGGGGCGCCGCGCGCGATGAATTGTTCGCGGCCGAAGATCGCTTCCGGCAGCAGGAAGACTGGAACCTGCTCTACGTGGCGATCACGCGCGCCAAGGAAATGCTGATCGTCAGCGGCGTGGCCGGCACGCGCGGCGCACTGGCCGACGGCGCCGTCGACGGCAGCTGGTACCAGCGCTTGCAGGGCGCGCCGGAGCTGACCCCGGAGCTGCAGCCGGATGAGGCGGACAACGCGCTGGCCGCCGCGCGCAGTCAGGAATTCAGCCTGCCGATCTTCAGCCCGGGAGCGCTGCCGCCGGCAAGCGTCTCGCCGCCGGCCCGCAACGACGCCATCGACGAAGGCATCGCGCTGCATGCCCTGCTGGAGCGCCTCACGCTGGCGACGAACTGGCCGCCGCAGGTGCCGGACGCCGAGCGCTTGACGCGCTGGCTGTGCTGCCCGCAGCCGATGGCGGCGAGCGTGCGGGACAAGGCGTTGCGAATATTCGCCGAGCCGCTGCTGGAGCGCTTCTTCAATCCGGCCCGCTTCCGGTTCGCATGCAACGAAATGGAAGTCATGAACGGCAGCGAGCTGGTGCGTTTCGACCGCGCCGTCGTGTTCGACGACGAAGTCTGGATCCTGGACTACAAGCGCGACCTGCTCGACAGCGAGCGCGCGGCATATGCTGGGCAGCTGGCGCGCTACCGGTCGGCGGCGCGCGCCGTCTTTCCCGGCAAGCCGATCAGGACGGCATTGATTACAGCGGACGGACGGTTGTGGGAGCTGGAGTGA
- a CDS encoding PD-(D/E)XK nuclease family protein yields MLHDPLLIPPSADFWPLAARAILGSGLLPPHAHGQACDFSSVRVLVPGFVHAQQLKSALSAELRRPFIAPRITTLAAWIDMLPPDLATLPVAPASERMMSLYAELRQHGWLKKLFTARRNTDLLPLAQTLLTLFDELTRALVPSLQLCPSAPEERWQAALEQLPPLVRDTLSDEAQLVWTLWKSQLDGNDPVASCYAQMMRLAAHAAEPLVWMSPVAPDAYHQAFLNAYAERQPVLPITLDWRAAAVAPVYAAAWSEMLDGEAPEQPLPLSGAPAGLSLCAAGSLEEEAQRGAQTVLDWLRSGKSRIAIIAQDRVVARRIRALLERAQVFVSDETGWKLSTTRAAAAVATLLDVVTTRAETVVLLDLLKSPFLFAHLPDKGERVMAIEHALRRFNVLGGWEAADAVLRDAQAAREMLREVARQAALFAGRKTLGEWAVLTSAVMNELGMREALQQDAAGAQVAALLDTLIQDAQTMHQPFSFAEWRAFLGLQMELTPFVPSDFDRRVAMLQLNGAQLRCFDAVLMVGADTDHLPSRLDEMLFFANAVRRELGLPTREMRQRQQLRDFAELLSANPEVTLSWQSYKNGEPNLASSWVERLQLALERAGQSKVPLREIRLEPHALRCAPPSMPAPAAPQLVPRRLSASGYNSLVACPYQFFATRMLGLDGLGELSDMPEKRDYGDWLHEILRRYHEAVRDRRIPRDGRESLLRDISEQVFSQALDRSAAALGYYARWQKVIPAYLAWAGERESQGWQFVVGEQRFQKTLSWEGGQVTLHGCVDRIDENADGERAVLDYKTRNMQSLRDKARESDDHQLAFYGLLSDVPVAGAHYVALEASKDRTGDAAAPNYGQWQALLEAQIVSNIRAIGQGAPLPAAGIERICVFCEVRGLCRKGAW; encoded by the coding sequence ATGTTGCATGATCCGCTGCTGATTCCTCCCTCTGCCGACTTCTGGCCGCTGGCCGCGCGAGCGATTCTTGGTAGTGGTCTGTTGCCGCCGCATGCGCATGGCCAGGCCTGCGATTTTTCATCGGTGCGGGTGCTGGTGCCGGGCTTCGTCCATGCGCAACAATTGAAGTCGGCGCTGTCCGCCGAGCTGCGCCGCCCCTTCATCGCGCCGCGTATTACCACGCTGGCCGCCTGGATCGACATGCTGCCGCCGGATCTGGCCACGCTGCCGGTTGCGCCCGCGAGCGAGCGCATGATGTCGCTCTATGCCGAGCTGCGCCAGCACGGATGGCTTAAGAAATTGTTCACTGCGCGCCGCAACACGGACTTGTTGCCGCTGGCGCAAACCCTGTTGACCCTGTTTGATGAATTAACCCGCGCATTGGTTCCATCGCTGCAGCTATGCCCTAGTGCGCCCGAAGAACGATGGCAGGCGGCGCTCGAGCAGCTTCCGCCGCTGGTGCGCGACACGTTGTCCGACGAAGCGCAACTGGTGTGGACGCTGTGGAAAAGCCAGCTCGACGGCAACGATCCGGTCGCCTCCTGTTATGCGCAAATGATGCGCCTGGCCGCGCACGCCGCCGAGCCGCTGGTCTGGATGAGCCCGGTGGCGCCAGATGCCTACCACCAGGCATTCCTGAATGCCTACGCCGAGCGCCAGCCGGTGCTGCCGATAACGCTGGACTGGCGGGCGGCGGCGGTCGCGCCGGTGTACGCGGCCGCCTGGAGCGAGATGCTGGACGGCGAGGCACCGGAGCAGCCGCTGCCGTTGTCCGGGGCGCCGGCCGGATTGTCGCTGTGCGCCGCCGGCAGCCTGGAGGAGGAGGCGCAGCGCGGCGCCCAGACCGTACTCGACTGGCTACGGTCCGGCAAGAGCCGCATCGCGATCATCGCCCAGGACCGTGTCGTGGCGCGACGCATCCGCGCATTGCTGGAGCGGGCGCAGGTGTTCGTTTCCGACGAAACCGGCTGGAAGCTGTCGACCACGCGCGCCGCCGCCGCCGTCGCCACGCTGCTCGACGTGGTGACCACGCGCGCGGAAACCGTCGTATTGCTGGATTTGCTGAAGTCGCCTTTCCTGTTCGCGCACTTGCCCGACAAGGGCGAGCGCGTGATGGCGATCGAGCATGCGCTGCGCCGCTTCAATGTGCTGGGAGGCTGGGAGGCGGCGGATGCGGTGCTGCGCGACGCCCAGGCGGCGCGGGAAATGCTGCGCGAAGTGGCGCGGCAGGCGGCACTGTTTGCCGGGCGCAAGACGCTGGGAGAGTGGGCGGTGCTCACCAGCGCCGTCATGAACGAACTGGGCATGCGCGAGGCGCTGCAGCAGGATGCCGCCGGCGCACAGGTGGCGGCCTTGCTCGATACCCTGATCCAGGACGCGCAGACCATGCATCAGCCGTTCTCGTTTGCCGAGTGGCGTGCCTTCCTCGGCCTGCAGATGGAGCTGACGCCGTTCGTGCCTTCCGACTTCGACCGGCGCGTGGCAATGCTGCAATTGAACGGCGCGCAGCTGCGCTGCTTCGACGCGGTATTGATGGTCGGCGCGGATACCGATCACTTGCCGTCCCGGCTCGATGAAATGCTGTTTTTCGCCAATGCCGTGCGGCGCGAACTCGGGCTGCCGACCAGGGAAATGCGCCAGCGCCAGCAACTGCGCGATTTCGCCGAACTGCTGAGCGCGAACCCGGAAGTTACGCTGTCCTGGCAGTCGTACAAGAACGGCGAGCCCAATTTGGCCAGCAGCTGGGTCGAACGCCTGCAATTGGCGCTGGAACGCGCGGGCCAATCCAAGGTGCCGCTGCGCGAAATCCGGCTCGAACCGCACGCGCTGCGCTGTGCGCCGCCATCCATGCCGGCGCCGGCCGCGCCGCAGCTCGTGCCGCGCCGGTTGTCGGCCAGCGGCTATAACAGCCTGGTGGCGTGCCCGTATCAATTCTTCGCCACGCGCATGCTGGGCCTGGACGGACTGGGCGAGCTGTCGGATATGCCCGAAAAGCGCGACTACGGCGACTGGCTGCATGAAATCCTCAGGCGATACCACGAGGCCGTGCGCGACCGGCGAATACCGCGCGACGGACGCGAATCCCTGCTGCGCGACATCTCGGAGCAGGTGTTTAGCCAGGCGCTCGATCGCAGCGCGGCAGCGCTCGGCTATTACGCGCGCTGGCAAAAGGTGATTCCGGCTTACCTGGCGTGGGCCGGCGAACGCGAAAGCCAGGGCTGGCAGTTCGTGGTCGGCGAGCAGCGGTTCCAGAAGACGCTGTCCTGGGAAGGCGGCCAGGTCACCCTGCACGGCTGCGTCGACCGCATCGACGAGAACGCGGACGGCGAGCGCGCTGTCCTCGACTACAAGACCAGGAACATGCAGTCCCTGCGCGACAAGGCCAGGGAGAGCGACGACCACCAGCTGGCGTTCTACGGCCTGCTGTCGGATGTGCCGGTGGCCGGCGCGCATTACGTCGCGCTGGAGGCGTCGAAGGACAGGACCGGCGACGCCGCCGCGCCGAATTACGGCCAGTGGCAGGCCCTGCTGGAGGCGCAGATCGTGTCCAACATCCGCGCCATCGGGCAGGGCGCGCCGTTGCCGGCCGCCGGCATCGAGCGCATCTGCGTGTTTTGCGAAGTGCGCGGCCTGTGCCGCAAGGGAGCATGGTGA
- the trxA gene encoding thioredoxin TrxA, protein MSENIKYITDASFDSDVLKSDKPVLVDFWAEWCGPCKMIAPILEEVAKEYDGKLQIAKMDVDANQAVPAKFGIRGIPTLILFKNGVPAAQKVGAMAKGQLTSFIDSNI, encoded by the coding sequence ATGAGCGAAAACATTAAATACATCACTGATGCCTCTTTCGATTCGGACGTCCTGAAGTCCGACAAGCCGGTCCTGGTCGATTTCTGGGCTGAATGGTGCGGCCCCTGCAAGATGATCGCCCCGATCCTGGAAGAAGTCGCCAAGGAATACGACGGCAAGCTGCAGATCGCGAAGATGGACGTCGATGCCAACCAGGCCGTTCCGGCCAAGTTCGGCATCCGCGGCATTCCGACACTGATCCTGTTCAAGAACGGCGTGCCGGCGGCGCAGAAAGTCGGCGCCATGGCCAAAGGCCAGCTCACGTCATTCATCGACAGCAATATCTGA